A window of the Corallococcus exiguus genome harbors these coding sequences:
- a CDS encoding PPK2 family polyphosphate kinase, giving the protein MDIIRNDKQGAKVKLERTPTGPPKKTDKEVAKTEFDVLGEELFDLQDLLWGAKMNSVLIVLQGRDTAGKDGTIKHVVGSLNPRGVSVISFGVPSTEEREHDFLWRVHCKTPRLGEFSIFNRSHYEDVLVARVNNLVPKELWKVRYQHIRDFETLLTEHGTIVLKFFLHISQEEQEKRLLAREEEPRKAWKIAAGDWEDRKHWADYTRAYEDVFALTSTEQAPWHLVPSDAKWYRNLVVARAVAEALRPYRETWQARLDEVGKQKKAELRAWRKKR; this is encoded by the coding sequence ATGGACATCATCCGCAACGACAAGCAGGGCGCGAAGGTGAAGCTGGAGCGCACCCCCACGGGACCGCCGAAGAAGACGGACAAGGAGGTGGCCAAGACGGAGTTCGACGTGCTGGGCGAGGAGCTGTTCGATCTTCAGGACCTGCTGTGGGGCGCGAAGATGAACTCCGTCCTCATCGTCCTGCAGGGGCGCGACACCGCCGGCAAGGACGGCACCATCAAGCACGTGGTGGGCAGCCTCAATCCGCGCGGGGTGAGCGTCATCTCCTTTGGGGTGCCCAGCACGGAGGAGCGGGAGCACGACTTCCTCTGGCGCGTGCACTGCAAGACCCCGCGCCTGGGCGAGTTCTCCATCTTCAACCGCTCCCACTATGAAGATGTGCTCGTGGCGCGGGTGAACAACCTGGTGCCCAAGGAACTCTGGAAGGTGCGCTACCAGCACATCCGCGACTTCGAGACCCTGCTCACGGAGCACGGCACCATCGTCCTCAAGTTCTTCCTCCACATCAGCCAGGAGGAGCAGGAGAAGCGGCTGCTGGCGCGCGAGGAGGAGCCGCGCAAGGCGTGGAAGATCGCCGCGGGCGACTGGGAGGACCGCAAGCACTGGGCGGACTACACGCGCGCCTATGAGGATGTCTTCGCCCTCACGTCCACCGAGCAGGCGCCCTGGCACCTGGTGCCCTCGGACGCCAAGTGGTACCGCAACCTGGTGGTGGCCCGCGCCGTGGCGGAGGCCCTGCGCCCCTACCGTGAAACCTGGCAGGCCCGGCTGGACGAGGTGGGCAAGCAGAAGAAAGCGGAGCTTCGCGCCTGGCGTAAGAAGCGCTGA
- a CDS encoding OmpA family protein: MFRTSMLLPTRLRLLSTLALLPSLASAASTTAPAFDLERLSLNPTSRAALGTAAGSLREPGELRLALAAHYERSPLTLYRDGERMDSLVGSRTQVQLAGTYTVSKRFEVGAILPLMAHQGTRGFSNVGMTSPSSWGLGTPVLQGRLGLLDEASAPVSLAAELAVGLPVGNKDALQGSGGWDVTPRVSAGRTVGLVVLGLEAGVRLRNRTAVGSNAVGSELPWAATVATTGHKLRGELGLRSAVPLTDSPMPMELLAGGRYALGSRMEVFALGGPGLGTAPGTPAFRVMAGLSVSALQAVQPVMRPRIAEALPPTPAPAPVVVTEAPEPAPVAPPVAVVDVCAPNQSHSLEQCPDLDDDNDGVANAKDHCPVDPEDRDGFLDDDGCPEADNDGDAVADVVDNCPMVAGPASNQGCPAKQKQLVVITQDRLEIREKVYFASGKARVLPRSFNLLDQVAKVLISHPELKHILVEGHTDSRGRPETNRTLSQQRASAVVQCLAMRGVPADRLMAAGRGPDAPVASNDTSSGRELNRRVEFHIESEPTSGHVSRD; the protein is encoded by the coding sequence ATGTTCCGAACCTCAATGCTCCTGCCGACCCGCCTTCGTTTGTTGTCCACCCTGGCCCTGCTGCCCTCCCTGGCCAGCGCCGCCTCGACCACCGCCCCTGCTTTCGACCTGGAGCGGCTGAGCCTCAACCCCACGTCGCGCGCCGCGCTCGGCACGGCGGCAGGCAGCCTGCGCGAGCCCGGTGAGCTGCGCCTGGCCCTGGCGGCGCACTACGAGCGCTCGCCGCTCACGCTCTACCGCGATGGAGAGCGGATGGACTCGCTCGTCGGGTCGCGTACGCAAGTGCAGCTGGCGGGCACCTATACGGTGAGCAAGCGGTTCGAGGTGGGCGCCATCCTCCCCCTCATGGCCCACCAGGGCACGCGCGGGTTCTCCAACGTGGGCATGACGTCCCCCTCGTCGTGGGGCCTGGGGACGCCGGTGTTGCAGGGCCGGCTGGGGCTCCTGGATGAAGCGTCCGCGCCGGTGTCACTGGCGGCGGAGCTGGCGGTGGGCCTGCCCGTGGGCAACAAGGACGCGCTCCAGGGCAGCGGCGGCTGGGACGTGACGCCGCGCGTGTCCGCAGGCCGCACGGTGGGTCTGGTGGTGCTGGGCCTGGAGGCGGGCGTCCGGCTGCGCAACCGCACGGCGGTGGGTTCGAACGCGGTCGGCTCGGAGCTGCCCTGGGCGGCCACCGTGGCCACCACGGGCCACAAGCTGCGCGGTGAGCTGGGCCTGCGCTCCGCGGTCCCCCTGACGGACAGCCCCATGCCCATGGAGCTGCTGGCGGGCGGCCGCTACGCGCTGGGCTCCCGGATGGAGGTGTTCGCGCTGGGCGGCCCCGGCCTGGGCACCGCGCCGGGCACGCCCGCCTTCCGCGTGATGGCCGGCCTGTCGGTGTCCGCGCTCCAGGCGGTCCAGCCGGTGATGCGTCCCCGCATCGCGGAAGCCCTTCCCCCCACGCCCGCACCCGCCCCGGTGGTGGTCACCGAAGCTCCGGAGCCGGCTCCGGTGGCCCCGCCGGTGGCGGTGGTGGACGTGTGCGCCCCGAACCAGAGCCATTCGCTGGAGCAGTGCCCGGACCTGGATGACGACAACGACGGCGTGGCCAACGCCAAGGACCACTGCCCGGTGGACCCCGAGGACCGCGACGGCTTCCTAGACGATGATGGCTGCCCGGAGGCGGACAACGACGGCGACGCCGTGGCGGACGTAGTGGACAACTGCCCGATGGTGGCCGGTCCCGCGTCGAACCAGGGCTGCCCGGCGAAGCAGAAGCAGCTGGTGGTCATCACCCAGGACCGGCTGGAGATCCGCGAGAAGGTCTACTTCGCCTCTGGCAAGGCGCGCGTGCTGCCGCGTTCGTTCAACCTGCTGGACCAGGTGGCGAAGGTGCTCATCAGCCACCCGGAGCTGAAACACATCCTGGTGGAGGGCCACACGGATTCGCGCGGCCGTCCGGAGACCAACCGGACGCTGTCCCAGCAACGCGCCTCCGCGGTCGTCCAGTGCCTGGCGATGCGCGGTGTCCCGGCGGACCGGCTGATGGCCGCCGGCCGTGGCCCGGACGCTCCCGTCGCGTCCAATGACACCTCGTCCGGCCGTGAGCTCAATCGCCGCGTGGAGTTCCACATCGAGTCGGAGCCCACCTCCGGCCACGTCTCGCGCGACTGA
- a CDS encoding OsmC family protein encodes MTSASITEYETRLYWQGDRGAVLTSDHAPPVPIGRPLCSQQDGPVDGRWDPEALLVGAVEGRTLHAFLDAAREAGVGVLFYQSSATARLVSGSPEEAAHFTDLIVRPHVAVGSPREAEDARQLFARLPARCFPSSMLQLTPRIEPVVEVWAHARREEPPAPVENHAPAPIGADAVVPWGSGMRSVEAHADESTDESAHEAGEGAGTEAHA; translated from the coding sequence ATGACCTCCGCTTCCATCACCGAGTACGAAACGCGCCTCTACTGGCAGGGGGACCGGGGCGCGGTGCTGACGAGCGACCATGCGCCCCCCGTTCCGATTGGCCGCCCGCTGTGCAGCCAGCAAGACGGGCCCGTGGACGGACGGTGGGACCCGGAGGCACTGCTCGTGGGCGCGGTAGAGGGTCGCACGCTGCACGCGTTCCTGGACGCGGCCCGGGAGGCGGGCGTGGGCGTGCTCTTCTACCAGAGCTCCGCCACGGCCCGGCTGGTGAGCGGGAGCCCTGAAGAGGCCGCCCACTTCACCGACCTCATCGTCCGGCCGCACGTGGCCGTGGGCAGTCCACGGGAGGCGGAGGACGCGCGACAGCTCTTCGCCCGGTTGCCGGCGCGGTGCTTCCCCAGCTCCATGCTCCAGCTCACCCCGCGCATCGAGCCGGTGGTGGAGGTCTGGGCCCACGCCCGTCGCGAGGAGCCCCCCGCACCTGTCGAAAACCACGCACCTGCGCCCATCGGGGCGGACGCGGTGGTTCCCTGGGGGAGCGGCATGCGCAGTGTGGAAGCACATGCCGACGAATCCACAGACGAATCCGCCCACGAAGCCGGTGAAGGAGCCGGAACCGAAGCCCACGCCTGA
- a CDS encoding fatty acid desaturase family protein, producing MERTASPSSKDLIARTRPYAAQDTARSLWALGSTYAALVGAVVLAVAAPWWPLRIVGGLIEALVLIRCFILFHDAMHGALLPKSRWAKALFQVQGLLTLTPSRIWNDTHNHHHANTARIAADSAGTFATWTTEQWRKATGAQRLGYVVERHPVTQLFGYFTAFLYSLCLQPFVKNPKRYWTSGLALGVHVALSAAVWHGFGLGVYLTAFLGPLFAAYALGTYLFYAQHNFDEVAILPEASWSHADAALEASSYMRFGPVMEWFTGNIGYHHVHHLNPRIPFYRLPEAMASIPELQGPHVTTLTLKDIVGCLRLNLWDPSLKRMVRYRDVQVAPGA from the coding sequence ATGGAACGAACCGCGTCGCCATCGAGCAAGGACCTCATTGCCCGCACGCGTCCCTACGCGGCCCAGGACACCGCGCGCTCCCTCTGGGCGCTCGGCTCCACCTACGCCGCGCTCGTGGGCGCGGTGGTGCTGGCGGTGGCCGCGCCCTGGTGGCCCCTGCGCATCGTGGGCGGCCTCATTGAAGCGCTGGTGCTCATCCGCTGCTTCATCCTCTTCCACGACGCGATGCACGGGGCGCTCCTGCCGAAGTCCCGGTGGGCCAAGGCGCTCTTCCAGGTGCAGGGGCTGCTCACGCTCACCCCGTCGCGCATCTGGAATGACACGCACAACCATCACCACGCCAACACCGCCCGTATCGCGGCGGATTCGGCGGGCACCTTCGCCACCTGGACCACGGAGCAATGGCGCAAGGCCACCGGCGCACAGCGCCTGGGCTACGTGGTGGAGCGCCACCCGGTGACGCAGCTGTTCGGCTACTTCACCGCGTTCCTCTACAGCCTGTGCCTCCAGCCGTTCGTGAAGAACCCGAAGCGCTACTGGACGTCCGGGCTGGCGCTGGGCGTGCACGTGGCCCTGTCCGCGGCTGTCTGGCATGGGTTTGGCCTGGGCGTCTATCTCACGGCCTTCCTGGGGCCGCTGTTCGCCGCGTACGCGCTGGGCACGTACCTGTTCTACGCGCAGCACAACTTCGACGAGGTGGCCATCCTGCCGGAGGCGTCGTGGAGCCATGCGGACGCGGCGCTGGAGGCCAGCAGCTACATGCGCTTCGGGCCGGTGATGGAGTGGTTCACGGGCAACATCGGCTACCACCACGTCCACCACCTCAACCCGCGCATCCCGTTCTACCGGCTGCCGGAGGCGATGGCGTCCATCCCGGAGCTCCAGGGGCCGCACGTCACCACGCTCACGCTGAAGGACATCGTGGGGTGCCTGCGGCTGAACCTGTGGGATCCGTCGCTGAAGCGGATGGTGCGCTACCGCGACGTGCAGGTGGCACCGGGCGCCTGA
- a CDS encoding Ig-like domain-containing protein, which produces MTTSSYRLLVGALAALCLNTRATAEASPLTTAVSPGQLAAALPDVPPAAPVILTPTLGVLLSTALPFYSGTAEVGAKVTLTLDGKIAATVTADLNGRWSYTPSLLEFLSNGVHSLVAVSTNLAGQTGPAASVQFSILALGPETVIFSGPALSTVQTTARFTFGSSALLVSYQCALDNDHFVACGTPRDFTNLAEGPHQFLVRSKDLLGLLTDPTPAAYSWTIDLTPPKTTFTSTPPAFTNALISTFAFKSSEPNSTFTCALDSGLALPCASPYLTLLLADGPHTLAVRARDAAGNQETEATTYSWTVDTVAPAIPRVTSVTPGATVAVSPSEVSGRGEPGSVVRLMIDGVLVGTAEVDVAGQWTVAVPGTLVDGVHFLTASATDAAGNSSLPVTVSFTLDTTGADTRIVAGPPLFSPSSSANFAFTSEHAGATFRCNLDALFATPCTDPAAYQGLADGVHVFSVFAVAPNGVPDLTPAVHTWRVDTVAPVASVVTSPPPVLAGTVASFGFEANEVLATFQCSVDGLEFQDCLANITLENLAPGTHTLQVRAVDAAGNVGAAATYTWEMTPAGGGTDGGTGTDGGTGGNSDGGTGGNSDGGTGNGGNTDGGGTTDPGPGTGGGQNPNDPGVIGGTPYDEMLGGGLGCGATSPAPAMWVGALLAGLMARARRRKS; this is translated from the coding sequence ATGACTACCTCTTCCTATCGCCTCCTCGTGGGGGCCCTGGCCGCGCTTTGCCTGAATACGCGTGCGACCGCCGAAGCGTCGCCTCTCACCACCGCCGTGTCTCCGGGCCAGCTGGCCGCGGCGCTTCCTGACGTGCCCCCCGCGGCGCCCGTCATCCTGACCCCTACGCTGGGGGTGCTGCTGTCCACCGCGCTGCCGTTCTACAGCGGCACCGCGGAGGTCGGCGCGAAGGTGACGCTGACCCTGGATGGGAAGATCGCCGCGACGGTGACGGCGGATCTGAATGGCCGTTGGAGCTACACGCCGTCCCTGCTGGAGTTCCTGTCCAACGGGGTGCACTCGCTGGTGGCGGTGAGCACCAACCTCGCGGGCCAGACGGGCCCCGCGGCGAGCGTGCAGTTCAGCATCCTGGCCCTGGGGCCGGAGACGGTCATCTTCAGCGGCCCGGCGCTCTCCACCGTACAGACGACGGCGCGCTTCACGTTCGGCTCGTCGGCGCTGCTGGTGTCGTACCAGTGCGCGCTGGACAACGACCACTTCGTGGCGTGTGGCACGCCTCGCGACTTCACGAACCTGGCCGAGGGCCCGCACCAGTTCCTGGTGCGCTCCAAGGACCTGCTCGGGCTGCTGACGGACCCCACGCCGGCGGCCTACTCGTGGACGATCGACCTCACGCCGCCGAAGACGACCTTCACGTCCACGCCGCCGGCCTTCACCAACGCCCTGATTTCGACGTTCGCCTTCAAGTCCTCGGAGCCGAACTCCACGTTCACCTGCGCGCTGGACAGCGGCCTGGCCCTGCCGTGCGCTTCGCCGTACCTGACGCTCCTGCTGGCGGACGGGCCGCACACGCTGGCGGTTCGCGCCCGGGACGCCGCGGGCAACCAGGAGACGGAGGCCACGACCTACTCCTGGACGGTGGACACGGTGGCGCCGGCGATTCCGCGGGTGACGTCGGTGACGCCGGGCGCGACGGTGGCCGTCTCGCCTTCGGAGGTGAGCGGCCGGGGTGAGCCCGGGTCGGTGGTGCGCCTGATGATCGACGGCGTCCTGGTGGGCACGGCGGAGGTGGATGTCGCGGGCCAGTGGACGGTCGCGGTGCCGGGCACGCTGGTGGACGGGGTGCACTTCCTGACGGCGTCGGCCACGGACGCGGCGGGCAACTCCAGCCTGCCCGTGACCGTCTCCTTCACGCTGGACACCACGGGTGCGGACACGCGCATCGTGGCGGGCCCGCCGCTGTTCAGCCCGAGCAGCAGCGCCAACTTCGCCTTCACGTCGGAGCACGCGGGCGCCACCTTCCGGTGCAACCTGGACGCGCTGTTCGCGACGCCCTGCACCGACCCGGCGGCGTATCAGGGCCTGGCGGATGGCGTGCACGTGTTCAGCGTGTTCGCCGTCGCGCCCAACGGGGTGCCGGACCTGACGCCGGCCGTGCACACCTGGAGGGTGGACACGGTGGCGCCGGTGGCTTCAGTGGTGACGTCGCCGCCGCCGGTGCTGGCCGGAACCGTGGCCTCCTTCGGCTTCGAGGCGAATGAGGTGCTGGCCACGTTCCAGTGCAGCGTGGACGGGCTGGAGTTCCAGGACTGCCTGGCGAACATCACGCTGGAGAACCTGGCTCCCGGGACGCACACCCTCCAGGTCCGCGCGGTGGACGCAGCCGGCAACGTCGGCGCCGCGGCGACCTACACGTGGGAGATGACCCCTGCCGGCGGTGGCACTGACGGCGGCACGGGCACTGACGGCGGCACCGGCGGCAACTCCGACGGCGGCACCGGCGGCAACTCCGACGGCGGCACCGGCAACGGCGGCAACACCGATGGCGGCGGCACCACGGACCCGGGCCCGGGCACCGGCGGTGGTCAGAATCCGAACGACCCCGGAGTGATTGGCGGCACGCCCTACGACGAGATGCTCGGCGGCGGACTGGGATGCGGCGCCACGTCCCCTGCTCCGGCCATGTGGGTGGGCGCGCTGCTCGCGGGCCTGATGGCGCGCGCCCGCCGCCGCAAGTCCTGA
- a CDS encoding SRPBCC family protein, which produces MHERPEALMAEAYASQLIQAPADVVWDRVGGFDSLPRWHPGVVTSERVTRPDSGPLRRLTTRDGEVYLEARLAYDAHARSYAYEMVEGALPVRDFVAKLRVTPVTATGQTFVEWHATFRLAPGHEGEAAALSQWIREEFFARGLRGLAHTFLPPPPRVSAPELEWRR; this is translated from the coding sequence ATGCACGAACGACCTGAGGCACTGATGGCCGAGGCCTATGCGAGTCAGCTCATCCAGGCACCCGCGGACGTGGTCTGGGACCGCGTGGGAGGCTTTGACAGCCTTCCCCGCTGGCACCCGGGCGTCGTCACCAGCGAGCGGGTGACGCGCCCCGACTCCGGCCCCTTGCGCCGGCTCACCACGCGCGACGGCGAGGTGTACCTGGAGGCGCGGTTGGCCTACGACGCGCATGCGCGCAGCTACGCGTACGAGATGGTGGAGGGCGCGCTGCCCGTGCGCGACTTCGTGGCGAAGCTGCGGGTGACGCCGGTGACGGCGACCGGGCAGACCTTCGTGGAGTGGCACGCGACCTTCAGGCTGGCGCCGGGTCACGAGGGCGAGGCGGCGGCGCTGAGCCAGTGGATCCGCGAGGAGTTCTTCGCACGGGGCCTGCGGGGACTGGCGCACACCTTCCTGCCGCCTCCGCCCCGGGTGTCGGCGCCGGAGCTGGAGTGGCGGCGCTGA
- a CDS encoding ferritin-like domain-containing protein: MADTHSQPSETDPGELGVRITLLNAALATKVVCVRRYTRHALLAGGACHEAMKAAFGLHARDEQDHALRLVERIQQLGGRPDFNLGGLMSSGDTQDDEGRTLVELLRENLEAERVAIASYRDLIPYFAERDPTTRRLLEELLDEEEAHANALHALLKP; encoded by the coding sequence ATGGCCGACACGCATTCGCAGCCGTCCGAGACCGACCCGGGGGAGCTGGGGGTCCGCATCACGCTGCTCAACGCCGCACTGGCGACCAAGGTCGTCTGCGTGCGGCGCTACACGCGCCACGCCCTGTTGGCGGGAGGCGCGTGTCACGAGGCGATGAAGGCCGCGTTCGGCCTGCACGCTCGCGACGAACAGGACCACGCGCTCAGGCTCGTCGAGCGCATCCAGCAGCTGGGCGGCCGGCCGGATTTCAACCTTGGAGGGCTCATGTCCAGTGGTGACACCCAGGACGACGAAGGGCGGACGCTGGTGGAGCTGCTGCGCGAGAACCTGGAAGCGGAGCGCGTCGCCATCGCGTCGTACCGCGACCTCATCCCCTACTTCGCGGAACGCGACCCCACCACGCGGCGGCTGCTGGAGGAACTCCTCGACGAAGAGGAGGCCCACGCCAACGCCCTGCACGCGCTGCTGAAGCCTTGA
- a CDS encoding cytochrome-c peroxidase, translated as MAGHRLIASTLGAFALAGLAGCTDTAANVEATAGPATSQAELASVAQAAAGRKHFQEALPGTNGRSCATCHVFADDTALKPAHVEALWARSPADPLFNRIDADDPAAPVPTYEHLKKGLVRVVLPLPANMDVIDVQGNVITAPDRKVSVWRGVPSIADTGFSGPFQFDGRETDLVTQAQSAVTSHSQGGTVAPAVLQRIAAFERGVFSSPRARFVSELLERGWPLSAIPDPDALLLLDASERRGRDVYNLACEACHGDRTRNRVVNRATHDALFYALKPDGNIQYTVTPGGTAEPVRVPRPHSEFLNAGYAYMTYLGQRGVVPLYNTSVDFPQYRFRFYTDGTRQHAVTDLPPIPVTASGDPDDINPALDENGAPIVGPALAAQWYSTDPGRALISGDPAEFESFDVPSLRGIARTAPYFHDNSHATLAETVDTYSRFILPGIPSVGALPVHPPEFPGGPPESLSPAQKKDLLRFLQRL; from the coding sequence ATGGCAGGTCATCGACTCATCGCGAGCACCCTGGGCGCCTTCGCGCTCGCCGGACTCGCGGGCTGCACCGACACCGCGGCCAACGTGGAAGCCACCGCCGGGCCCGCGACGTCCCAGGCGGAGTTGGCGTCCGTGGCCCAGGCGGCCGCCGGCAGGAAGCACTTCCAGGAGGCCCTGCCCGGCACCAACGGGCGCTCCTGCGCGACGTGCCACGTGTTCGCGGACGACACCGCGCTCAAGCCCGCGCACGTGGAGGCGCTCTGGGCCCGGAGCCCCGCGGATCCGCTGTTCAACCGCATCGACGCGGATGACCCGGCCGCCCCCGTGCCCACCTACGAGCACCTGAAGAAGGGCCTGGTGCGCGTGGTGCTCCCCCTCCCCGCGAACATGGACGTCATCGACGTTCAGGGGAACGTCATCACCGCCCCGGACCGCAAGGTGTCCGTCTGGCGCGGCGTGCCGAGCATCGCCGACACCGGCTTCTCCGGCCCCTTCCAGTTCGACGGCCGCGAAACCGACCTGGTCACCCAGGCCCAGAGCGCCGTCACCAGCCACAGCCAGGGCGGCACGGTGGCTCCGGCCGTGCTCCAGCGCATCGCCGCGTTCGAGCGCGGCGTGTTCAGCTCCCCTCGCGCCCGCTTCGTTTCGGAGTTGCTGGAGCGCGGCTGGCCCTTGAGCGCCATCCCGGATCCGGACGCCCTGCTCCTGCTCGACGCGTCCGAGCGGCGCGGCCGCGACGTCTACAACCTGGCCTGCGAGGCCTGCCACGGCGACCGCACGCGCAACCGCGTCGTGAACCGCGCCACGCACGACGCGCTCTTCTACGCGCTCAAGCCCGACGGCAACATCCAGTACACCGTCACGCCCGGCGGCACGGCCGAACCCGTGCGCGTACCCCGCCCGCACAGCGAGTTCCTCAACGCCGGCTACGCATACATGACCTACCTGGGTCAGCGCGGCGTCGTGCCCCTCTACAACACGTCCGTCGACTTCCCCCAGTACCGCTTCCGCTTCTACACGGACGGCACGCGCCAGCACGCCGTCACGGACCTGCCCCCCATCCCCGTCACCGCGAGCGGCGACCCGGATGACATCAACCCCGCGCTGGATGAGAACGGCGCGCCCATCGTGGGCCCCGCGCTCGCGGCCCAGTGGTACTCCACCGACCCCGGACGCGCGTTGATCAGCGGAGACCCCGCGGAGTTCGAGTCCTTCGACGTGCCGTCCCTGCGCGGCATTGCCCGCACCGCGCCGTACTTCCACGACAACAGCCACGCCACGCTCGCGGAGACGGTGGACACCTACAGCCGCTTCATCCTCCCGGGCATCCCTTCCGTGGGCGCGCTGCCGGTGCACCCGCCCGAGTTCCCGGGCGGGCCGCCGGAGTCCCTCAGCCCCGCTCAGAAGAAGGATCTGCTGCGCTTCCTCCAGCGGCTGTGA